A stretch of the Candidatus Zixiibacteriota bacterium genome encodes the following:
- a CDS encoding FlgD immunoglobulin-like domain containing protein — MKSKVLILTLMLVTVSCAVTFGQPLITIDRVSGLNDTGEGYGENTFSDGATLRFFVRIANENSAHFTISNGYCMDSPNLTWDALTGQLNPTYKWDLSFGFPCFFDLGMFVNVIYNGNVSPGGTIHGSISDTIGFGGSAGIYGTGLPALFNDSAYWFTLGPIHGDQGDQLVIDSSWYPPAGRWVWDVLGAAVPWGGPYTYTLDTLKTDVAGMGGAALPTKFDMKQNYPNPFNPTTEILFDVPTRSHVQIKVYNVLGQMVTTLVDEERAAGTYRVTWDGTSDGGNKVSSGIYFYKMEADSFVQTKKMALLK; from the coding sequence ATGAAGAGCAAAGTTTTAATTCTGACGTTAATGCTGGTGACGGTTTCATGCGCGGTGACGTTCGGGCAGCCGTTGATCACGATTGATCGTGTGTCCGGGCTCAACGATACCGGAGAAGGATATGGAGAGAATACCTTCAGCGATGGCGCCACCCTGAGGTTCTTTGTGCGAATCGCCAACGAAAACTCGGCCCACTTTACGATCTCTAATGGATACTGCATGGATAGCCCGAACCTTACCTGGGACGCGCTTACCGGCCAACTGAATCCTACCTACAAGTGGGATTTGAGTTTTGGATTTCCGTGCTTTTTTGACCTGGGAATGTTCGTGAACGTTATTTATAACGGCAACGTTTCGCCCGGTGGAACGATCCACGGCTCGATATCCGATACGATTGGATTCGGCGGTTCCGCCGGTATTTATGGCACCGGGTTGCCGGCTTTGTTTAATGATTCGGCTTATTGGTTCACGCTCGGTCCGATTCATGGCGACCAGGGCGATCAGTTAGTTATCGATTCCTCCTGGTATCCTCCGGCGGGCCGTTGGGTATGGGATGTCCTCGGTGCGGCCGTACCGTGGGGTGGTCCCTACACGTACACGCTGGATACACTCAAGACCGATGTGGCGGGCATGGGCGGTGCGGCTCTCCCGACCAAGTTCGACATGAAGCAGAACTATCCGAACCCATTCAACCCGACTACTGAGATTCTTTTCGATGTGCCGACCCGTTCTCATGTACAGATTAAAGTGTACAACGTTCTTGGCCAGATGGTAACCACGCTGGTTGACGAGGAGCGTGCCGCGGGTACATACCGGGTGACCTGGGATGGTACCAGTGACGGCGGGAACAAGGTTTCATCGGGCATCTATTTCTACAAGATGGAAGCCGATAGCTTTGTCCAAACCAAGAAGATGGCCCTGCTGAAGTAA
- the ggt gene encoding gamma-glutamyltransferase → MLKFISDLLTAARPTVAAVFMVISVAGCAGLEVTQYFDTGAVATSAPIATEVGRQVFARGGNAFDVAVAVGFALEVCHPEAGNIGGGGFALIRDGESGAIRALDFRETAPSAAHERMYLNDSGEVIENLSTVGAMAAGVPGTVAGLYRLWESYGSLPWDELVGYAAALADTGFVVDEYLAGSFEEYSSELGAFEATSKQYLPKGRAPGAGEVLVQADLARTLYLIAAEGRDGFYKGQTAALIDSTMRAHGGLITVDDLAGYEPVWRQPIHVKFDSLDVYSMPPPSSGGILVGQILKILEPFDFSRLSPNSPEFIHLFAEACRLAFADRSEHLGDPGFYDVPTQGLLDENYIAERRSHITFGHAMPFEEVRPGVIPRVESEQTTHYSVCDRAGNMVAITYTLNGSYGSMLVVDGAGFLLNNEMDDFSVKPGVPNVYGLVGAEANKIEPNKRMLSSMSPTLILKNNHPCLAIGAPGGGKIITVVAQAILNLTRFDLSPSETAALPRVHHQWLPDVLYLEEGGFDINVVQALIALGHHVEERAPYSDIQIIYVNSDGTMTGASDPRRRGTAAGL, encoded by the coding sequence ATGCTTAAATTCATATCAGATCTCCTGACAGCCGCGCGGCCAACCGTCGCGGCTGTCTTCATGGTGATCTCGGTTGCCGGTTGCGCCGGACTGGAGGTTACCCAGTATTTTGATACCGGCGCGGTAGCGACCTCGGCGCCGATCGCCACCGAGGTAGGTCGTCAGGTATTCGCTCGCGGGGGCAATGCTTTCGACGTTGCCGTGGCGGTTGGATTCGCGCTGGAGGTTTGTCACCCGGAAGCGGGCAATATCGGCGGAGGCGGCTTCGCGCTCATCCGTGATGGCGAGAGCGGCGCTATCCGGGCGCTTGATTTCCGGGAGACGGCTCCATCGGCGGCGCACGAGCGGATGTATCTCAATGATTCCGGAGAAGTAATAGAGAATCTCTCAACGGTCGGCGCCATGGCAGCCGGTGTGCCCGGCACCGTGGCCGGATTGTACCGATTGTGGGAATCATACGGCAGTTTGCCGTGGGACGAACTGGTTGGATATGCTGCCGCGCTGGCTGATACCGGTTTCGTGGTGGATGAGTATCTGGCCGGTTCCTTCGAGGAGTATTCTTCGGAACTGGGCGCTTTCGAGGCGACATCAAAACAATATCTTCCCAAAGGACGCGCTCCCGGAGCAGGCGAGGTGCTGGTACAGGCGGATTTGGCGAGGACTCTTTACCTGATTGCCGCCGAGGGGCGGGATGGATTCTATAAAGGGCAGACTGCGGCGCTCATAGACTCGACCATGCGCGCGCACGGTGGTTTGATTACGGTTGATGATCTCGCCGGATACGAGCCGGTGTGGCGCCAGCCGATTCATGTGAAATTCGACTCGCTCGATGTTTATTCGATGCCGCCGCCGAGTTCCGGTGGTATTCTGGTGGGTCAGATTCTCAAGATTCTCGAGCCTTTCGATTTTTCGCGTCTATCACCGAATTCACCGGAGTTTATCCATCTGTTTGCCGAAGCCTGCCGCCTGGCGTTTGCCGATCGCAGTGAACATCTGGGGGATCCGGGTTTCTATGATGTTCCAACGCAGGGATTGCTCGACGAGAACTACATAGCCGAACGCCGTTCCCACATCACTTTTGGGCATGCCATGCCGTTTGAGGAAGTCAGACCGGGGGTGATTCCCAGGGTGGAATCAGAGCAGACCACTCACTACTCGGTGTGTGACCGCGCCGGTAACATGGTGGCGATTACCTACACGCTCAACGGTTCTTACGGCAGTATGCTGGTCGTGGACGGCGCCGGATTTTTGCTGAACAACGAGATGGACGATTTTTCCGTGAAGCCGGGCGTACCCAATGTTTACGGGCTGGTGGGAGCGGAAGCCAACAAAATAGAGCCGAACAAGCGGATGTTGTCATCGATGTCCCCCACGCTGATTTTGAAGAACAATCATCCTTGCCTGGCTATTGGCGCTCCGGGCGGCGGGAAGATAATAACAGTGGTGGCTCAGGCGATTTTGAACCTTACCAGATTTGACCTCAGTCCGTCAGAGACAGCGGCTCTTCCCAGAGTACACCACCAGTGGCTTCCGGACGTGCTTTATCTGGAAGAAGGCGGCTTCGATATCAATGTCGTTCAGGCTTTGATCGCGCTGGGGCATCATGTCGAAGAGCGCGCTCCCTACAGTGATATTCAGATAATATACGTAAATTCCGACGGTACGATGACGGGCGCCTCGGATCCGCGCCGGCGCGGGACAGCCGCCGGTTTATGA
- a CDS encoding FlgD immunoglobulin-like domain containing protein, translating to MKFRCAMVILATLLAAAGLSYGQGITLESVEGLYGQSDDSMLVADGSTQIVFRLRLVGLSGVSGGFTTGFRVYSTDDAQWGGVVADTLAVGTGWDVMWDSPGGFFVNYYGNDGIGADTVGLGALAIYGGLPASFDEVAYSLTVGPISSSHDGKTLILDSCFYPPNGYWMMAGSGGSFSWGGPYNFTLVNPLVVGPDGSRLPDRFALSQNYPNPFNPATEIRFDLPTRSHVTLSVYNLLGQRVRALLDEERGAGTWSVTWNGTDENGRAVSSGMYFFKMDAGSFTATRKMILLK from the coding sequence ATGAAATTTAGATGCGCAATGGTGATATTGGCGACTCTGTTGGCGGCAGCCGGATTGTCTTATGGTCAGGGGATCACGCTGGAAAGTGTCGAAGGGTTATATGGCCAGTCTGACGATTCGATGCTTGTGGCCGACGGAAGTACTCAGATAGTGTTCAGACTGCGACTGGTCGGATTGAGCGGTGTCTCGGGCGGCTTTACCACCGGCTTCAGGGTTTACTCAACCGATGACGCTCAGTGGGGTGGTGTGGTCGCGGATACTCTTGCGGTTGGCACCGGCTGGGATGTGATGTGGGATTCCCCCGGCGGATTTTTCGTGAATTACTACGGTAATGACGGTATCGGAGCCGACACTGTGGGGCTGGGGGCCCTGGCTATCTATGGTGGACTTCCGGCGAGTTTTGACGAGGTCGCTTACTCGCTGACCGTTGGTCCGATATCATCATCGCACGACGGCAAAACACTCATTTTGGATTCCTGTTTTTATCCGCCGAATGGTTACTGGATGATGGCCGGCTCGGGAGGATCGTTCAGTTGGGGCGGACCATACAATTTCACGCTGGTCAACCCGCTGGTGGTGGGTCCCGACGGCAGTCGTTTGCCTGACCGGTTTGCCCTGAGCCAGAATTACCCCAATCCGTTTAACCCGGCCACGGAGATCCGTTTTGATTTGCCGACGCGTTCTCATGTGACGTTGTCGGTATATAATCTTCTGGGCCAGCGGGTGAGAGCGCTGCTTGATGAAGAGCGCGGCGCCGGAACCTGGAGTGTCACGTGGAACGGAACCGATGAAAACGGCAGGGCGGTTTCGTCGGGCATGTATTTCTTCAAGATGGACGCGGGCAGTTTCACGGCTACCCGCAAGATGATTCTTCTGAAGTAG
- a CDS encoding carbon starvation CstA family protein, whose protein sequence is MNVLTYLLVAVGCYILAYRFYGRFVARALGECADRPTPAVEINDGKDYVPTRPSVLFAHHYSTIAGAGPIVGPTLGILYGVGPAWLWVVIGAIFFGSVHDFAALFASIRERGNSVAEVARKSLGESGFVMFIAFTIVLLVLVTSAFLSFTAISLTSLYPLDKLGLEAGQTMLRTTTVGGQTMGIVGGIASTSVIIITLAAPLLGYLVGKRQIKTWLAFVIAFGICFFSVYVGFTYPLSLAPTVWMLIIAVYTFFACEAPVWFILQPRDFVNVQILYFGMIAMTVGIVISGFQGLSVTAPMTNLAAGTAKMGPVWPFLFITIACGAISGFHALVAGGTSSKQLARESQAKVVGYGGMLLEGLLAVLVLIAIGSSLKYDEYMAIAWPDVGGGNPILAFALSLGHLLNGSIGLSLAFGTVIGILIVEGFLITTLDSAVRLNRYLFEELWESVFEHPPAYMKRFWFNSGLSVILMLLLAWTNSYQLIWPLFGSTNQLLAALTLIAVTVWLNRAKRPSWFTIIPALVMIVTTMWALSYKLFWDYLPGHNYLLAAIDVVLLVLALGVARLSIRKLVEPKATADSTISA, encoded by the coding sequence ATGAATGTTCTGACCTACCTTCTTGTTGCCGTTGGCTGTTATATACTGGCCTACCGTTTTTATGGACGGTTTGTGGCGCGTGCTCTGGGCGAATGCGCGGACCGCCCTACCCCCGCCGTAGAGATCAATGATGGTAAGGACTATGTGCCCACCAGACCATCGGTTCTGTTTGCCCATCATTATTCCACCATTGCCGGGGCCGGCCCGATCGTGGGTCCAACCTTGGGTATCCTGTATGGTGTCGGTCCGGCGTGGCTGTGGGTTGTAATCGGCGCGATCTTCTTCGGGTCCGTTCATGACTTTGCCGCTCTTTTCGCCTCGATTCGTGAAAGGGGAAACTCTGTTGCGGAGGTAGCCCGCAAGTCGCTTGGCGAGTCCGGATTTGTCATGTTTATTGCTTTTACAATTGTGTTGCTGGTGCTGGTTACCTCGGCGTTCTTATCGTTCACCGCCATATCGCTCACTTCGCTCTATCCGCTGGACAAGCTTGGTCTCGAGGCGGGGCAGACGATGCTCCGCACGACCACTGTCGGCGGCCAGACGATGGGGATAGTCGGCGGGATAGCATCTACGTCGGTAATAATCATTACGCTGGCGGCGCCGCTTCTGGGCTATCTGGTCGGCAAGCGTCAGATCAAAACATGGCTGGCTTTCGTAATCGCGTTCGGTATTTGTTTTTTTTCGGTCTATGTCGGGTTCACTTATCCCCTGTCTTTGGCGCCGACGGTATGGATGCTCATAATCGCGGTGTACACGTTCTTCGCGTGTGAAGCGCCGGTGTGGTTCATTTTGCAGCCTCGTGACTTCGTCAATGTCCAGATCCTTTATTTCGGTATGATCGCGATGACGGTTGGAATAGTGATCTCCGGTTTTCAGGGCTTGAGTGTGACGGCCCCGATGACGAATCTGGCGGCGGGAACGGCGAAAATGGGTCCGGTCTGGCCGTTTCTGTTCATTACGATTGCGTGCGGCGCCATTTCCGGCTTTCATGCTCTGGTCGCCGGTGGAACGTCGTCGAAACAACTGGCGCGGGAGAGCCAGGCGAAAGTTGTCGGCTATGGGGGAATGTTGCTGGAAGGGCTTCTTGCCGTGCTCGTTCTAATCGCCATTGGATCATCGCTGAAGTACGACGAGTACATGGCCATCGCGTGGCCGGATGTTGGAGGCGGCAACCCGATTCTGGCCTTCGCGCTGTCGCTGGGGCACCTTCTCAACGGCTCGATTGGTCTGTCGCTGGCGTTCGGTACGGTGATTGGCATTTTGATTGTCGAGGGTTTTTTGATTACGACTCTCGACTCCGCGGTGAGACTGAATCGCTATCTGTTCGAGGAACTCTGGGAGTCGGTCTTTGAGCATCCACCCGCGTATATGAAAAGGTTCTGGTTCAATTCGGGGCTTTCCGTGATTTTGATGTTGCTGCTTGCCTGGACCAACAGTTACCAACTTATCTGGCCGCTGTTCGGTTCTACCAATCAGCTATTGGCCGCCCTGACGCTGATAGCTGTAACGGTCTGGCTTAATCGGGCCAAAAGGCCTTCCTGGTTTACCATCATCCCGGCCCTAGTGATGATTGTAACCACAATGTGGGCATTGAGTTACAAGCTTTTCTGGGATTATCTCCCCGGTCACAATTATCTGTTGGCTGCTATTGATGTCGTTTTGCTGGTGCTGGCTCTGGGTGTGGCGCGGCTTTCTATCCGCAAGCTGGTGGAGCCGAAAGCGACGGCTGATTCTACCATTTCAGCCTAA
- a CDS encoding polymer-forming cytoskeletal protein encodes MKSTHSPYRLFLFAAILIPLITAGSIGAITFEKEDNIHISNLHRIDDDLIAWGSVITVDGLIEGDLIAGAYTVNTNGHIRGSQNVFAYTFTHAGKVDGALRAFVNRIDVNGYVGRSMMVSGQEIHVGEKTVIEKDAVLLGGSVYFDGMAREDVEITAGAVYISGVIHGNVVLKAENINILPPAFIEGNLTYYSENEAFIDEASGVTIVGETVWEPKEADADKDKVGLFTQSVVGISKLLAAFLFGVVLLLLFKRYAAESIKQLKTNFAVSTATGLLAMIIFAISVIILMISGILVITGLALVYSSDGSPAGGLVLALSIFMVPITSFMTVSGGVLFYSGKIVFALLIGYALMKMMKPGAVYLGRFQMLLGLAILAVLCAVPYVGFIVYLVISIIGAGAIILGVKNCRKDSEAPATLSAPPEPPGETG; translated from the coding sequence ATGAAATCGACTCATAGCCCATATCGCCTTTTCCTCTTCGCCGCAATTCTTATCCCCCTGATAACGGCCGGCAGCATCGGCGCCATTACTTTTGAAAAAGAAGATAATATTCACATATCCAATCTGCACCGCATTGATGACGACCTGATCGCCTGGGGCTCGGTGATTACGGTCGACGGCCTCATAGAAGGTGATCTCATCGCCGGGGCGTACACTGTCAACACCAACGGACACATCAGAGGCTCACAGAACGTATTCGCCTATACTTTCACTCACGCCGGTAAAGTCGACGGCGCTCTCAGGGCATTCGTGAATCGGATCGACGTTAATGGCTATGTGGGGCGGTCGATGATGGTGAGCGGGCAGGAAATTCATGTCGGCGAGAAAACCGTCATCGAGAAAGACGCCGTACTGCTCGGCGGAAGCGTTTATTTCGATGGCATGGCGCGCGAGGATGTCGAGATAACTGCCGGAGCGGTCTACATCAGCGGCGTCATTCACGGCAATGTCGTACTGAAAGCAGAGAACATCAACATTCTTCCACCCGCTTTCATCGAAGGAAATCTTACCTATTACTCCGAGAACGAGGCCTTCATCGATGAAGCCTCCGGCGTCACCATCGTCGGCGAAACCGTCTGGGAACCCAAAGAGGCAGACGCCGATAAAGATAAAGTCGGCCTGTTCACCCAGAGTGTCGTGGGAATATCCAAGTTACTGGCGGCATTTTTGTTCGGTGTCGTCCTTCTGTTGTTGTTCAAACGGTACGCGGCCGAATCAATCAAACAACTCAAAACAAACTTTGCCGTCTCTACCGCCACCGGCCTTCTGGCCATGATTATTTTCGCTATCAGCGTCATTATCCTGATGATCTCCGGCATCCTCGTCATCACCGGACTGGCGCTCGTTTACAGCTCCGACGGCTCGCCGGCGGGCGGTCTGGTGCTCGCTCTCTCTATCTTTATGGTCCCCATCACCAGCTTCATGACCGTCTCGGGGGGAGTGCTTTTCTACAGCGGCAAGATTGTCTTCGCCCTTTTGATCGGATATGCTCTCATGAAGATGATGAAACCGGGCGCGGTCTATTTGGGACGCTTTCAGATGTTGCTCGGCCTGGCGATACTCGCCGTACTCTGCGCGGTGCCGTATGTCGGCTTTATTGTCTACCTGGTAATAAGTATCATCGGAGCCGGCGCCATTATTCTGGGAGTCAAAAACTGTCGAAAAGATTCCGAAGCGCCGGCGACGCTTTCCGCCCCCCCCGAACCACCGGGCGAAACCGGCTGA
- a CDS encoding beta-galactosidase → MLGIIGNRFSIGRETYHPFSAELHYFRIEKRYWSICFERIKRAGFRIISTAVPWNIHQDSSKHFDFGGYDDPNNDLIVFLELAREFGFKVILRPGPWVAGQLPYGGLPKYLFNDIKIFARDAKGQERKLSDDYGVETGYLPSYLHPNFQYHLKSYFKAFIETTKNYVHPRGPIFMVELDYETSFARQLDPDSADYNPDVIAKYYPPYLEGIYGDIKKLNAQYKEKNADFAAVEPPRQFSGLDMKDYPKVTDWFKFRQWMLNTYLEQLEDIFKAYTVEPLIFRSLYFRSGDLLSAFDLVPSDRQPFLGSNVFPEGNYFDLMVKARFLKAEYGFAFASSFASGAAAAEPNREEQVAPITGNRQRFYLAAGLAAGFKGMNHYMFVDRDRWYGAPLHNDGTISEGYNTARRFNQVVTQIGLEQMDNEAQIAVVGNRLYSWLAQTSSPKSFVYMKRLLYDSTVGFLRDLMRLKLNFGIRENKNFETLKNYKMVVIPSAEIMAESDQEAIVELAKAGVTVVLIGLMPKYDENFKDCQILANHFRIKTTVEYRIGNITHKNGSFPGYIYGSIRSTDDSKVKKLVKSDTKVVGVCSSRFKGNLYLLSFDIGSGGNHQKLSFVESLLTGEKIESYLYCSDPAVDVSFQNGEKRGLLFVVAPPAGELSDGFEAGEKEIIIKADLRAAGFKSANLRLTNVFAGEEDKPVKMTAKELRDGIPLTIQYPDGLIFAVDKR, encoded by the coding sequence ATGTTAGGAATAATAGGGAATAGATTCTCGATAGGTCGGGAGACATATCATCCGTTTTCGGCGGAGTTGCATTATTTCCGGATAGAGAAAAGGTACTGGTCAATCTGCTTTGAGCGTATCAAGCGAGCGGGCTTCCGGATAATCTCTACTGCTGTGCCTTGGAATATACATCAGGACAGCAGTAAGCACTTTGATTTCGGTGGATATGATGATCCGAACAATGATCTGATTGTATTTCTGGAGTTGGCCCGTGAATTCGGGTTCAAGGTGATTTTGCGTCCCGGTCCGTGGGTAGCAGGGCAGCTTCCTTACGGCGGTTTGCCGAAATATCTGTTTAACGACATCAAGATATTCGCTCGTGACGCGAAGGGGCAGGAGCGCAAGCTATCCGACGATTATGGTGTTGAGACGGGCTATTTACCGAGTTATCTTCATCCCAATTTCCAGTATCATTTGAAGAGTTATTTCAAGGCGTTTATAGAGACGACCAAGAATTATGTACATCCTCGCGGTCCGATTTTCATGGTTGAGCTCGATTACGAGACATCGTTCGCCCGTCAACTGGATCCCGACAGCGCCGATTATAATCCTGATGTGATAGCCAAGTACTATCCTCCATATCTTGAGGGCATCTATGGTGATATCAAGAAATTGAATGCTCAGTACAAGGAGAAGAACGCCGATTTTGCCGCCGTGGAACCTCCGCGACAGTTCAGCGGCCTGGATATGAAGGATTATCCCAAAGTTACGGACTGGTTTAAGTTCAGGCAGTGGATGCTGAACACATATCTGGAACAGCTTGAGGACATATTTAAGGCTTATACGGTCGAGCCGCTTATTTTCAGGTCGCTTTATTTCCGCAGCGGAGACCTGCTTTCGGCGTTCGATCTCGTGCCATCGGATCGTCAGCCGTTTCTGGGCTCCAATGTTTTTCCTGAGGGCAACTATTTTGACCTGATGGTTAAGGCGCGGTTTTTGAAGGCGGAGTATGGTTTTGCGTTCGCTTCGTCGTTCGCCTCGGGGGCGGCGGCAGCCGAGCCAAATAGAGAGGAGCAGGTGGCTCCGATAACGGGCAACAGGCAGCGGTTCTACCTGGCGGCCGGTCTGGCTGCCGGTTTCAAGGGAATGAACCATTATATGTTTGTTGATCGCGACCGATGGTATGGCGCCCCGCTTCACAACGACGGTACCATATCAGAGGGCTACAATACCGCCAGACGGTTCAATCAGGTGGTTACTCAGATTGGCCTGGAGCAGATGGACAACGAGGCCCAGATTGCTGTTGTGGGTAATCGCCTTTACTCCTGGCTGGCTCAGACCTCCAGCCCGAAGTCATTCGTGTATATGAAAAGGCTGCTTTACGATTCGACAGTCGGGTTCCTGCGCGATCTGATGCGTTTGAAATTGAACTTCGGTATTCGCGAGAACAAGAATTTTGAGACGCTCAAGAATTACAAGATGGTGGTTATTCCCTCCGCCGAGATTATGGCGGAAAGCGATCAGGAGGCGATTGTCGAGCTGGCAAAGGCGGGTGTGACGGTTGTCTTGATTGGCCTGATGCCCAAGTACGATGAGAACTTCAAAGATTGCCAGATACTCGCCAATCATTTTCGAATCAAGACCACGGTCGAGTACCGGATCGGTAATATCACCCACAAGAACGGATCGTTCCCGGGTTATATCTACGGTTCGATTCGCAGCACCGATGATTCCAAGGTGAAGAAGCTGGTGAAGTCGGATACGAAGGTAGTGGGCGTGTGTTCGTCGCGCTTCAAAGGTAATCTCTATTTGCTCAGTTTCGACATCGGTTCCGGCGGAAACCATCAGAAGCTGTCGTTTGTGGAGTCGCTGCTCACGGGTGAGAAGATAGAGTCCTATCTCTACTGCAGCGACCCGGCGGTGGATGTATCGTTCCAGAATGGTGAAAAGCGCGGTCTGCTGTTTGTGGTTGCTCCTCCGGCGGGAGAGCTCTCGGATGGGTTTGAGGCCGGCGAGAAAGAAATCATTATCAAGGCGGATTTAAGGGCCGCGGGGTTCAAGTCGGCCAATCTCCGTTTGACCAATGTTTTCGCCGGCGAGGAAGACAAGCCGGTGAAAATGACCGCCAAGGAGCTCAGGGACGGAATTCCGCTGACGATTCAGTATCCCGACGGGTTGATATTCGCGGTAGATAAACGCTGA